A single window of Dendropsophus ebraccatus isolate aDenEbr1 chromosome 5, aDenEbr1.pat, whole genome shotgun sequence DNA harbors:
- the MFSD5 gene encoding molybdate-anion transporter has translation MLVTAYLVLVGLLALWAVLEFSACHSKHSPTSNALGNPAFRAFQHDFFRAYFPVLAADWLQGPYLYKLYQHYHFLEGQIAIIYVCGFGATVLSGLVSAPLTGRLGRRKSCILFSLLLAGCYLCKLSQDYFVLLTGRVLGGFSSSLLFSSFESWYSHEHSAHHDFPAEWLPHTFSQVATWNGAIAIVAGITANACAEWLGLGPASPSVLAVPLLALSLALVIREWDENHGQSNSITRSCGDGLRCLLRDRRVLLLGAIQALFESVVYIFIFLWTPVLDPHNTPLGIAFSGFMAASATGSSLYRLATSKKYHLQPMHILCLSVLMVFFSLFMLTFSTAPGQERPTESFLAFLLIELACGLYFPAMSFLRRRLIPEKEQTGVMNWFRVPLNLIAGLGLLVLHDIDYQSGTRNMFSLCAVTMLLALLSVVGLFSLVRNDSDLRMPSSETEPSGSEL, from the coding sequence ATGTTGGTCACAGCATACTTGGTCCTCGTTGGGCTTTTGGCTCTGTGGGCCGTTTTAGAGTTCTCTGCTTGTCATTCAAAACATTCACCAACCAGCAATGCATTAGGCAACCCAGCGTTCCGAGCTTTTCAGCATGACTTCTTTAGAGCTTACTTCCCTGTGTTGGCAGCAGATTGGTTGCAAGGTCCCTATCTGTACAAATTATACCAGCACTACCACTTCCTGGAGGGACAGATTGCCATCATATATGTGTGTGGCTTTGGAGCAACTGTGCTATCAGGTCTGGTGAGTGCTCCCCTAACTGGACGTCTTGGTCGACGGAAATCATGTATACTTTTTTCCTTACTCCTTGCAGGATGTTACCTCTGCAAACTGTCACAGGACTACTTTGTACTCCTTACTGGGCGTGTTCTGGGTGGGTTCTCAAGCTCCTTGTTGTTCTCCTCCTTTGAATCATGGTATTCTCATGAACACTCTGCACATCATGATTTCCCAGCAGAATGGCTCCCTCACACCTTCTCTCAAGTTGCTACCTGGAATGGGGCCATTGCCATTGTTGCAGGAATAACTGCAAATGCCTGTGCAGAGTGGCTGGGACTAGGGCCAGCATCACCCTCTGTGCTAGCTGTACCATTGCTTGCTCTGTCTTTAGCCCTAGTGATCCGAGAGTGGGATGAGAACCATGGACAGAGCAACAGCATTACCAGAAGTTGTGGTGATGGTCTTCGATGTCTTTTGAGGGACCGCCGTGTACTGCTTTTAGGTGCTATCCAGGCATTATTTGAGAGTGTGGTTTACATCTTCATATTCCTCTGGACTCCTGTACTGGATCCTCATAATACTCCACTTGGAATTGCATTCTCTGGCTTTATGGCAGCAAGTGCAACAGGTTCATCTCTATATAGACTTGCAACTTCAAAGAAATATCACCTGCAACCGATGCAcattctctgcctgtctgtactcATGGTTTTCTTTTCCCTCTTTATGCTAACCTTCTCTACAgcaccagggcaggagcggcCAACAGAGTCCTTCCTCGCGTTCCTCCTCATTGAACTGGCCTGTGGACTCTATTTCCCAGCTATGAGTTTTCTAAGGCGCCGACTGATCCCAGAAAAAGAGCAAACAGGGGTAATGAACTGGTTCAGAGTTCCCCTTAACCTGATTGCGGGACTGGGTCTTCTAGTACTTCATGACATTGACTATCAGAGTGGTACGAGAAATATGTTCAGTTTGTGTGCCGTCACAATGCTGCTCGCACTTCTTAGTGTGGTTGGCCTTTTCTCATTGGTGAGGAATGACTCTGACCTACGGATGCCAAGTTCTGAGACTGAGCCCAGTGGATCTGAGCTGTAA